The Caldicellulosiruptor acetigenus DNA window GCAAACGGTGTGCACAGCAAAAATGCCAAAACAGAGCAAATCGCAGCAGTAAAAAATGAAAGACCAAATGCAGTCATGGTCTCTTCTTTTGTTAAAGCATTTATTAATGTGCTATATGGCACAACAAAGATAAGGTTTATAAAAGGCAAGAGCAAAAACAGCAAAAACGGAATTGATAAAAAGAATATCTTTTTCATCTTCATTCACACACTTTTGGGATTATTTAAAAAAGCCCAATCATTCATATCCCTTTTCTTTCAATAGCTTTGCAATGGTTTTGGTCTTAATAAAAGCTATAAAATCTTTTGCAAGCTTTGGATTTTTAGTTTTCTTTACAGCTGCAACATAGTGGCTTGCAACTACATTATATTTTTCTGGAATGGTTATTATCTTGAGCTTTGTAAGTTTTGCATCAGTAAAATAAACAATCCCCGCGTCAGCTTCACCAACCTTTACCTTTTGAATTACATTAGTGAGCTCAAACTCCTGCGAAATAATGTTGCCTATTATATCGCTGTAAAGACTCTTGTTATCATTTTTTATCTTGTCAATTACCATCTTTGTGTACATACCAATTGGAGATACAGGGTCGGCTATACAAAGCCTTATCCCCTTTTTTGAAATATCTTCAAACTTTTTTACGTCTGGAGAACTTGATATTACACAGAGTTTTGATTTAGCAAAAATTTCATATTTATCTATATATTTGGCCTTTTTGAGACTATCGATATACCTTTTGTCTGCTGAAAAAAATACATCACATTCTGCTCCATTTTTTAGCTGTGTGACAAGCACATGGGTTCCCGCAACATTGAGAATAACTTTGCATGATTTTTGTTTTTCGAACTGTTTAGAAATGTCTTTTACAATACTTTCCAACGTGTTAGGAACAAAAACAATCAAACTTTCATTTTTGGTTTTATCTTTGCCAAAAGATACATTAGAAACTGTTGATAATAAAATAGAGGCTATTATAAAAAAATAGACACATCGCATCTTAAAAATAAAAAGTTTTTTTATCATTTCTTGCATCTTCCTTTCATTTTGCAAAATGCAAGACCAGCTTACTTTACATAAAAAGCTCCATAATCTCTCTCAAAGCATCTTTTATAAACCCTTGTCTTTCCAAGACAATTTTGTCAGATAGTTTTTCCAAGGCACAAAGCCCAATCCTGTTTGCTACAATTACATCACAGTCTTTTAGCATATCTATTCTTTTTTCTATCCTCTGCTCATTAGAACAATCTTCTTCTTTGTCTTTAAATTCTCTAACACATATAAGTTCACAGCTTCCATCGCTGAAAAGATCAACTATTAGAAAATTTTCGCTATTCCCAAAATGTCTATTTACAAGTCTTCCATCACTTGTTGCAATTGCTACTCTCTTTTTCTTCATCTTTTTATCACCACCATTTTTTCACACAAGCAATCCAGCTTCATCCGACCTGCACTGTCTGCAATGGGTTATAAGCTGGATTATTTTACTGCACTTTTCTCTCGCTTGAGCAAGAACACTGCAAGATGGTCTTTCAATATCAGAAAATTTTGCATATGGTATGAGCGGCATTATATTCATCACTTTAGCACCAAGAGCTTTGACTCTTGCAGCGACCTCCTCAATGTGATGGTTATTTATTCCAGGTATTAAAACTGTATTTACCTTTACCATAAGCCCAAGCTCAGAAGCTCTGTAGATACCATATTGTTGTTTATGGACAATGAGCTCTGCCGCCTCTTTGCCAAAATATAGAAGTTCATTGTACATGGCAAATTCATAAATGTTTTGAGCAATATTGCTATCTACTGCGTTGACCGTGACTGTCACATATTTGACATTGTAATTTAAAAGCACTTCCGCCAAATCTTCTAATAAAAGCCCATTTGTGCTTATACAAAACTCTGCCTGTGCATCATAATTTCTTATAAGCTCAAAAGTTTCAAATGTTTCTTGATTGAAGAGAGGATCGCCCGGTCCAGAAATTCCTACTATTTTTATAGTTCTGTCTCTACTTGTAATATCCTTGTACCTTCTAAGCGCTTCTTGTGGACTTAACACTTTTGAGCATGCGCCAGGATGGTGATCGTTTATGCATGAGATGTTCCTGTCACAGTAATTACATTTGATATTGCAAGACTTTGCAACAGGAAGATGTATTCTGCCAATTTTATATATGACATCTTTATTGAAACATGGGTGACCAAGAAGTTTACTTTCCATCTCAAATCAACCTCCATACAGGTGCATGTATTTCTTTGAACAAATCTTCACACATGTTTAAAAAGCCTTCAAAACATGCATATGGTTTTGTCTCCTGAGGAAATACCAAAAAAGGTACTCCAAACTTGTGTGCAAGATACCATTCTCTTGTTCCGCCAATAAATACATCAGGTTCTATTCTCAAGAGAATTTCCTCTATTTCTGCACAATTAAAATCATCGATAAAAAGTGCAGAAGGAAGCTCAAAGCGTGCTGCCTCATAATCGATATTGCATCCAAACTGACTGCCACATACACAGATTTCAAGTCCTGCTTCTTTAAACGCACCAGCCATAAAACCTATCCTTGAACCTCCAAGAAGAATAATCGCTTTTTTGCCAAAAATTTTCTTTTTATATTTCTCAAGCTTATCTCTTATTTTTTCATACTCTTCTGAAATGACCATTTCTACTTTATGTTCAATACCAAAAAACTTCGAAATCTTTTTAAGAGAATTTACAGTATTGCTAAGTCCATAGAATGAAACATCTACAAAAGGAATAGAGTATCTTTCTCTCATAAACTGAGTAAGCAAAAGCCCAGAGCTTTTACAAACAAGCAAGTTCAATGCAGCAGATGTGCTTTTTTGCATAAGATCTGCATCACAATCACCTGTATAGCTGCATATAACTTCTATTCCTATCTTTTCTAACAGTTTTTTTATAACCCTCGTCTCTCCTGCCACATTGTATTCACCAATTATGTTTACAGAAAATGGCTGTGTACTTTCTTTTTTGCAATACTCTGAAAGATAACTTATAATAGCCTTCTGAGCTATGTGGTGCCCGTCTGACTGCGAAAACCCTCCAAACCCAGGAACCTCAACAGGAATGATAGGTTTTTGTACTTTTTCTTTTACTTTCTCTACAACCCATTTTATTTCTTCACCAATCTGTGAAGATGTGCATGTTGAATATACGAATATCATACTGTGTTCAGGAAAGATTTTTGCTGCTTCTTCAATACACCTTTCAAGCTTTTCATGCGCACCAAAGATAACATCCTTTTCATTCATATCAGTTGAAAGTATTAAATAATTCTTCTTTCTTACATTCTGACCATAATATGCACAGTCAGCAGGTGCGTGCACAATGTGAGTTGAATTTCTTACAGGGGCAAGAACCCAGCGCGCCCCATAATAGGTGCAAGCGCGCTGGGACATCACACCTGGAATTGTTGGTCTTGAACACTGAGGTATTCCGCTCTGTACAATGTGCCCCTGTCTTTGCTCTAAAAAAGCTTTTATAGCCATCTTAATTCACCACTTTTCTTCTTGTTTACTGGTGAAGTTTGTCATGTGGATAAGAATAATCTAAGATTGTATTTACAATCAAATCCAAAAGCCAGATGCTTCCTTTGTACCCTGTTATTCCATATCTGAAATATCCAACCCTGTCGTATACAGGGAAGCCTATTCTCACAACAGGGCATTTTACTGATTTTGCAACTTCAACTGCTTTTGAGTTGCCAAGTATGACTTCAACCCCTGCCTCTTTTGCTAAGTATTCAAATTCATAAAGGTCGCTGTCTACAAGAATTTCACCTTCAATGTTATATTCATCAAAGATTTTCTTTATCTCATCGGCAAAGGTAGGAGAAGTCGTTGCTGTCTCCACCACCTTTACATCCATCCCAAGTTCACACAAAAACCTTGTAACAGCTATTACAATGTCAGGGTCACCAAACACAGCTGCCCTTCTCATCATTGTATACTGGCAAGTATCTGCCATAGCATCTAAAAGAAGACCTCTTTCAACTTTGACTTCTTCTGGAATTTCGATTTCGTAGATAGAAGCAACATTCTCAATAAATTTATCTGTATTTTCTACTCCAACCGGGAACGGACCAAGGATACTTTTTACACCAAACTCGCTTTCCAAATAACTTGCACCAGTGCCACCTGCATGAGGACAAAGAGCTAAGATGGCTTTCCCGTTTGCACAGTCTTCAAGCTCCTGCCATGGCGTGCCACCTTCTGGATAGAGCGGTTTTGGAGGCATCAGTGGTGAGTTTAAGGTTTTTGAAATATCAAATAAAACTGAGTATTCTACACCCATTAAACTCAGAAGGTGTTTTACCTCTTCGATGTCGCCGGGATTAATCATTCCTGGAATAATATACAGTTTTTGATTTGGCTCTTTTGACTTTGCAAAGTATTTGATATACGAAACTGTTGCTGTATCATAGCCTTTGACATGTGTTCCTGCATAGCTTGGTGTATGAATTGGCACAACAAATACGCTTTGTGCAACCTCATCACCCAGTTCTTCTCTCACCTTTTTATATGCTTCTTTTATAAAAGCTTCTATATCGTCTCCTATGGTTTCGCTTGAACATGTTGTGACAACACCTATCACCTTTGGCGCATATCTAAAAACAAGATTTCTTATTCCTTCTATAAGATTTCTTCTTCCACCAAACACAGCCGCATCTTCGTGGAAAGATGTCACTGCAATGTTCACAGGTTCTTTGAAGTGCCTGTTGAACTGGTATCGAACATAAGTGCAGCATCCTTGAGAACCTTGAACAAGGGGCACTGCCTTGTCAATACCAAGCGTTGCATACATTGCACCAATTGGTTGACACATCTTTGGAGGATTTATGGTAACATGTCTGTTTGCTTTCGAAATTAGCGGACTATCAAGTTTTGTTGCCATTGTGATGCCCACCTCCTGTCAACGAATTTCCAAACTGGAGCATAGAGTGACTTGTAAAGGTCTCTTGCAAAATTGACCAGACCTTCAAAAGCTACATATGGCCCATTTTCGTAAGAATGTGAGTTCAAAGATGGAACACCAATCTTGTGTGCAAGGTATTTCTCTTTCAATCCTGTGAGGAATATATCGGGTTTATACTTTTCTATAACCTCTTCAAGCTCAAGCTCGTTAGGATTATCGATCACCAAAACTCCATCGTCTGCTCTTGCGTTTATCTTTTCATAGTCATCCTCATGCCCAAATGTTGTAGCACATGCAACAACTTCTATCCCAAGGTCACGCATAAGCGGTATCCAGTGCCAGACTCTTGGTGCTCCAACGTAAATCATTGCACGCTTGCCGCGAAGCTTTTCTCTGAAAAACTCAAGCCTTAGCATAATACTTTCTAGCTCTTCTTCAATCACTTCTTCCACCTTTTTTTCAATTCCAAAAAACTTTCCTATCTCCCTGAGAGAATTAATTGTTTCGGTAATTCCAAAAAGTGTTACCCTGATAAATGGCGTGCCGTACTTTTCTTTCATAAGCCTTGCAATGTATGTTGCTGACCTCTGACAGTGGACAATGTTGAGCTTTGCATAGTGCATCTTACACAGATTATCATAGGAAGCGTTTCCAGTAAATGCTGTTATAATCCTCAAGCCAATCTTTGTGAATAGCTTCTCAAGCACCCAATAATCTCCATCAATGTTGTACTCGCCTATGATATTAACGTCATACGGTGTTGGGTCTTCAAGTTCTTTTGTCCCAACAATTTTTTCAAAGATTGTGTGATTTGCGATATGATGACCTTTAGACTGAGAAACACCGCAAAAACCCGGTGAATTAAATGCAATGACTGGCTTTCCTATTGCTTTTGAAGCTTTTTTGGCAACAGCTTCTAAATCATCACCAATTAGGGCAGTTGGACATGTTGCATATATAAATACCGCTTTGGCTTCAGGAAACTGCTGGTTTGCTTCAATTATTGCATTGTAAAGCTTCTTTTCCCCACCGAAAACTATGTCTTTTTCTTGCATGTCAGTTGAAAAGCAATACTTTCTATGAAATTCACTATCGGATAGGTGTCTTCGTGATGACCACGTATAATATGCACAGCCAATTGGCCCATGGACTATCTGAATTACATCTTTAACAGGTCCTCCAACAACACCTCTTGCTCCTGCAAATGCACAACCACGCTCTGTCATGTCACCCGGGATGGTTCTTACATTGCACACAGGTACAACAGGATTGTTCCTGTCAGTTATATATGTGTGTTTTCCTCTTTCTTCAATGCACCTGTCACAGTCCAAAGTCACAAATGGCATGACTGTCAACCTCCTTTTATTTAAAGATAGGCTTTTTTATATCAGGGCTTCATAGCCCTTTTCTCTTGTCCTGATTCTTATGCTATCTTCAACAGGAAGAACAAATATCTTTCCATCGCCAATTTGACCTGTGCGATTTACAGCCATAATGATATTGACAACCCTCTCAACGTCTCTATCATCTACAATGATTGTAACCATTCTTTTGGGAATAAACTCCATAGCGGTGGAT harbors:
- the modA gene encoding molybdate ABC transporter substrate-binding protein, producing MIKKLFIFKMRCVYFFIIASILLSTVSNVSFGKDKTKNESLIVFVPNTLESIVKDISKQFEKQKSCKVILNVAGTHVLVTQLKNGAECDVFFSADKRYIDSLKKAKYIDKYEIFAKSKLCVISSSPDVKKFEDISKKGIRLCIADPVSPIGMYTKMVIDKIKNDNKSLYSDIIGNIISQEFELTNVIQKVKVGEADAGIVYFTDAKLTKLKIITIPEKYNVVASHYVAAVKKTKNPKLAKDFIAFIKTKTIAKLLKEKGYE
- a CDS encoding NifB/NifX family molybdenum-iron cluster-binding protein; translation: MKKKRVAIATSDGRLVNRHFGNSENFLIVDLFSDGSCELICVREFKDKEEDCSNEQRIEKRIDMLKDCDVIVANRIGLCALEKLSDKIVLERQGFIKDALREIMELFM
- a CDS encoding radical SAM protein, giving the protein MESKLLGHPCFNKDVIYKIGRIHLPVAKSCNIKCNYCDRNISCINDHHPGACSKVLSPQEALRRYKDITSRDRTIKIVGISGPGDPLFNQETFETFELIRNYDAQAEFCISTNGLLLEDLAEVLLNYNVKYVTVTVNAVDSNIAQNIYEFAMYNELLYFGKEAAELIVHKQQYGIYRASELGLMVKVNTVLIPGINNHHIEEVAARVKALGAKVMNIMPLIPYAKFSDIERPSCSVLAQAREKCSKIIQLITHCRQCRSDEAGLLV
- a CDS encoding nitrogenase component 1, which encodes MAIKAFLEQRQGHIVQSGIPQCSRPTIPGVMSQRACTYYGARWVLAPVRNSTHIVHAPADCAYYGQNVRKKNYLILSTDMNEKDVIFGAHEKLERCIEEAAKIFPEHSMIFVYSTCTSSQIGEEIKWVVEKVKEKVQKPIIPVEVPGFGGFSQSDGHHIAQKAIISYLSEYCKKESTQPFSVNIIGEYNVAGETRVIKKLLEKIGIEVICSYTGDCDADLMQKSTSAALNLLVCKSSGLLLTQFMRERYSIPFVDVSFYGLSNTVNSLKKISKFFGIEHKVEMVISEEYEKIRDKLEKYKKKIFGKKAIILLGGSRIGFMAGAFKEAGLEICVCGSQFGCNIDYEAARFELPSALFIDDFNCAEIEEILLRIEPDVFIGGTREWYLAHKFGVPFLVFPQETKPYACFEGFLNMCEDLFKEIHAPVWRLI
- a CDS encoding nitrogenase component 1, yielding MATKLDSPLISKANRHVTINPPKMCQPIGAMYATLGIDKAVPLVQGSQGCCTYVRYQFNRHFKEPVNIAVTSFHEDAAVFGGRRNLIEGIRNLVFRYAPKVIGVVTTCSSETIGDDIEAFIKEAYKKVREELGDEVAQSVFVVPIHTPSYAGTHVKGYDTATVSYIKYFAKSKEPNQKLYIIPGMINPGDIEEVKHLLSLMGVEYSVLFDISKTLNSPLMPPKPLYPEGGTPWQELEDCANGKAILALCPHAGGTGASYLESEFGVKSILGPFPVGVENTDKFIENVASIYEIEIPEEVKVERGLLLDAMADTCQYTMMRRAAVFGDPDIVIAVTRFLCELGMDVKVVETATTSPTFADEIKKIFDEYNIEGEILVDSDLYEFEYLAKEAGVEVILGNSKAVEVAKSVKCPVVRIGFPVYDRVGYFRYGITGYKGSIWLLDLIVNTILDYSYPHDKLHQ
- a CDS encoding nitrogenase component I subunit alpha, with translation MPFVTLDCDRCIEERGKHTYITDRNNPVVPVCNVRTIPGDMTERGCAFAGARGVVGGPVKDVIQIVHGPIGCAYYTWSSRRHLSDSEFHRKYCFSTDMQEKDIVFGGEKKLYNAIIEANQQFPEAKAVFIYATCPTALIGDDLEAVAKKASKAIGKPVIAFNSPGFCGVSQSKGHHIANHTIFEKIVGTKELEDPTPYDVNIIGEYNIDGDYWVLEKLFTKIGLRIITAFTGNASYDNLCKMHYAKLNIVHCQRSATYIARLMKEKYGTPFIRVTLFGITETINSLREIGKFFGIEKKVEEVIEEELESIMLRLEFFREKLRGKRAMIYVGAPRVWHWIPLMRDLGIEVVACATTFGHEDDYEKINARADDGVLVIDNPNELELEEVIEKYKPDIFLTGLKEKYLAHKIGVPSLNSHSYENGPYVAFEGLVNFARDLYKSLYAPVWKFVDRRWASQWQQNLIVR
- a CDS encoding P-II family nitrogen regulator, which produces MKEIVAIIRMNKVGVTKDVLAAAGYPAATFQKVMGRGKQRGLVGEVKAVEVDKATEMVLSSTAMEFIPKRMVTIIVDDRDVERVVNIIMAVNRTGQIGDGKIFVLPVEDSIRIRTREKGYEALI